tttatgttcaGTATGAAGACGAAGATCATGATAAAGTCATATTGGCTTCAGACAGTGATCTTGCAGCAGCTGTAGACCATGCAAGGACAACTGGCATGAAGGTATAGTTGTTATGTCTGCTGAATCCTTTCTTGAATGGACATTTTCTGGAAGGGGGGTTACACATTTGTTGCTTTGAAGGAAATTTTAGTCTAGTGCAGTATAAGATAAATGTGTCTTTCTATTTTTTGTATAAATATCTTTTCATAGGATCAGAGATATCACACGGGACCAGCAAACCTGGAAACTTTTTATAGAAGCACAGGTCTATTATAGCCGCGCTGAAATTAAATTTGTTAAAAGATATAATAGTTTCAGTGGTGTTGAACCCTTGGCCATTTGATGGCATTTGGTTTCATGCAATCTCAGACACTGATCATTTTGAGAAGGTTTAAGGGCAAGATAAAGCCTGTAGACTTCCTCAAGAGTGGTTTGTATCTGATAAAGCATTCTCTACACCTGTTGAGGCTTGTGGCAAAATGGCAATGCCCTCTCTTTATTTGGGTAGCTTCCTCAATATATAAAACTTGGAATTCGACTTATGGTCGAAGTACTTGTAGGTATCATAAACTATAAATCTGCCTCGATGAGTCTGACTATGGATTGATGAATTTTCGCAGGGATTGAGATTGTACTTAGACTACTCTGGAACCGGAACCGGAACAGGAACAGGAACAGAAAAACGCATTCATGGGAGAGGTTCTGGTTCAGGGAGTTTGGATCATGCTACTAAAGATGCATGGGCCTCAGCATACAGTACCTATGCTGCTGGAGCTGCACTTGTTGCAGGCTTAGGCATATTAACATACTTGAAGCGAGTTTGATCGAAGTTTAGTGGCTACGCCAAGCTGAAGCCATGCACATCCGCTAGCTCCAAAATTTTGTATTACTGAAAACCATTTATAGGTAAattttttcaacaaaaaataaaaggCAAAAGGTCAAAAGCATTTTTTTAGCCTTCACTTTGGTTGCAGCATAGATCGTTGCTTGtatatttacaattttagttTTCTGCAGCGTCATCAGCCCTGCATAGTGTACAAGAACAAACGGCATAACCACAAGTTTGTGTCCATTTTCTTCCCTCATCTATGTGAGTTCATAAAGTCAATCACTCAGGATTGAGTTTGGAGgggatgatgattttttttttctcttacaaTAATGATCTTGTTTGTACTTTATCAGTAAAAAGTTTAATAAGCTGTGTGTAATGACTAAATACTAATGATAGTGTTACAAAGATTGATTGACTTGGTATAATTGAGACTTGATAATGTAAACTTCCTTTTTCTTACTAATTAACATTATCTTTTACTTCTTGAACCAAATTGAATTAAAATCTTTTTCTCTAGTTGATGAGGATTCTTCTTAATTATTTATGCCAGATTTGTGGCTGTTACTACTACATAATGTCTACCCCAGAAAATTCGGACTCACATCTTTTCTGAGGTGTGTTTTTAGATTTTATCACTTTTTTTAATCCTCTTTGGCTATTCTATTATTTAAGTAAATAACACTTTACCTTTGAAATCAATTAGCATCCAACCGTGAAGAGAGACTACAAATTAGTTATCCAATGCCAACTCTTTTATTATAGATTAAAGATATATATACTAGGAAATAAATGAATTATTTTTAGGTAACTATTTGTATTTTGCTGTTTTTCATATTATTggtgttttatatgttttttggtCAGATGAGAGGCTTGGAACGCTCCAGGCTCCAGCATAAAGACATGGTCTGGCCCATTTGGCCCATCCAATCTTTTGATTTCGAGTCTCTTGTTTGTATCTGGGCCCTATTGGCCCCATGTTTGTCTGAAAATCAATTTCGTTTTCCCCTACTTTTGACCATAAGCACCGACAGAATCATAACCATGTTACTCTCAACTCGAGCATAAAGAAAttgccatttttcttttgttaatttaattGTTGCCGGCAACAAATTAGTAAATTACACTCGAAAAGATGACACTACCATAATAAAGCTTAAAACCCAAATCCTAAAGCGAGGTTCATATAAAAATAACACTAGAAAGTAAAagaatattaatatataaaacactcaaatttaaaatctaaatttAGGAATCCAAATGATGTTATGCTAATTGTTAATAATAATAgtgaatataaataaataaataaataaattgcacGTTGTTCTTGTCTCTCACATGCATTACTGTGTGCATGTCAATGTACAAGTGACTAACNNNNNNNNNNNNNNNNNNNNNNNNNNNNNNNNNNNNNNNNNNNNNTTTATTTTCCAATCATAgtagtatttttaattttgaatgatACGAAataatgaatatatatatatatatatgatgatgatgatgaacttTGTAATTATTTAATGAACGGAATTTGATACTCATCAAGAGACAGccaataataatttgattaatttctACTAAATTGAAGTTATTTGCAAATGCCAGCTCAGCATCATTTGTCTTTCTTCATCACGAGAAATTACAACTTCGTTACATGACAAGAAAGATTTATAGGATTAAATTAACTTTAAATTCATATCAACAAGCTAAGTACCTAGCTGCCCAAGATTCATGTCTTTCAAATTCTTCGAAATTTAGGATTCTAATCCACATCAAAGGGTTGGTTAATGGTTATTCCGTTCTTGTGAACCCAAATCACTATTTAATCATATACTTATTTCTATTACGTGACAAAGTTCTCTTCCAATCATATGAAATATAATTAATGCATACTGACCTAATGACAAAAGGACTATCATTATTCTATACAtgtacaaaataattaaataagacATAATCACATAGGATATTTCCTTATAGATTATAAAGTGAACAAAGTTTGAGACTTTGAGGTAGTTAAGAAGGAACAAATTTATATTAACAAAATTCTAGTTTGATTTCTTTTTATTAATGGAAGAATTCTTTCTTGCTTCTCTAAACCCAAAAACAAactacttaaaagaaaataaaaaataataatgacaaTCCTAAAATTCtattacaaaattttaaataattaacaactctattttcattctttttttttttttaccaaagataggagactcgaacccgcaacctcttaattgagtatgaggagactatgccatttgagctattattctCATCGACTATTTtcattctctcttcttcacaaaataaagaaaaaaaatatttgtgtagttagtttctttaatttgttttcttatgttttttttttaatcaaaaataGGGAGATTCGAACCTACGACTTCTTAGGTAAGTATgagaagactatgccatttgagNNNNNNNNNNNNNNNNNNNNNNNNNNNNNNNNNNNNNNNNNNNNNNNNNNNNNNNNNNNNNNNNNNNNNNNNNNNNNNNNNNNNNNNNNNNNNNNNNNNNNNNNNNNNNNNNNNNNNNNNNNNNNNNNCAGAACGAATTATTTCTTGtcccattaaaaaaaaaaactactagtAAGAATGCTTTAAACAGAGTGTGCGTAAAAGGAGGGTGTAGGAACCACAATACGACACTTTCAATTTTCACATTCCCATTAATTGCGtcacctttttcttctttttccaaataatattCCCACTTGAACTTGAGTGATTGATTCAGTGAGGTAATGCACAAAAACAGAACAACCATAACCAGAAGCTTCTCTTTGCTCTCTCATGTACTTACTTTGCTATTACTGCTATCTAAACACTTCCTCAACCATATCCATTGTTACAAAAAAACCTTCTTAGTTCTTAGATTCACATTTACATTACGAAATTTGCATTTTTAGATACCCATTTGGCAAAAGAATCCAACTTTGGTGTTTAACAATGGGGGTTATCAAACCCAAATCATCACCACCAAACCTTGTTTCCTTCATTGTTTTGCTCTTTCTCACTGTGTCAAGTGTGTTCCTTAACCCAACAAGTTCTGGTTTTGCAAcagcacaacaacaacaacaacaacaacaacaacaacctatTAAGACCATTGTTGTTTTGGTTATGGAAAACCGTTCGTTTGATCACATGTTGGGTTGGATGAAGAAGGAAATCAACCCTTTGATTGATGGTGTCACAGGTGATGAATGCAACCCGGTTAATTCCACGAACCCAAGGAATGGTACAATCTGCTTCACTGATGATGCTGAGTTTGTGGATCCGGATCCAGGACATTCATTTGAGGATGTTATGGAACAGGTATTTGGTTCAGGAGGTTCAATTCCTTCAATGTCTGGTTTTGTGGAACAAGCATTGTCTCTGTCTCAGAATCTCTCTGAGACTGTGATGAAAGGGTTCAGACCTGAGTCTGTTCCTATTTATGCCACTTTGGTTAGGGAATTTGCCGTTTTTGATAGGTGGTTTTCTTCAATTCCTGGTCCAACTCAACCCAATAGGCTTTTTGTGTATTCTGCTACTTCTCATGGCTCAACAAGCCATATCAAGAAGCAATTAGCAAAAGGGTATCCACAAAAAACCATCTTTGATTCATTGCATGAGAATGATTTGGACTTTGGGATTTATTTCCAAAACATCCCCACAACTTTGTTCTATAGGAATTTGAGGAAATTGAAGTACATTTGGAAATTCCATCAGTATGATTTCAAGTTCAAGAAAGATGCTAGAGATGGAAAGCTTCCACCATTGACTGTGATTGAGCCTAGGTACTTTGATTTGACCGGTATTCCGGCCAATGATGATCATCCATCTCATGATGTTGCTAATGGACAAATGCTTGTTAAGGAGGTTTATGAGACACTAAGAGCAAGCCCTCAATGGAATGAGTCTCTTCTCATCATTACATATGATGAACATGGTGGATTCTATGATCATGTCAAGACTCCTTTTGAAAACATCCCTAGTCCGGATGGAAACACCGGTCCAGCTCCTTATTTCTTCAAATTTGATAGATTAGGCGTTCGCGTGCCCACGATCATGGTGTCTCCTTGGATCAAGAAAGGGACTGGTAAGGTTAAAATCCTCATAGTTTACCATTTTGTAGCTTCTAGTGGGTTATCAAAACCAATTCCATTGGATACTAGATTTGTTTTCCTTGTCCTTGACctctttactttcttttcaagGGTATTCTCATCATAGTTACATGAATTCACCAATTAGGTAGTATACTGCGTACCAATTCGCACGAGCTGCGTATCAATTCATCTATGTACTGGAACGTATTGCGTCCCATGTAATGATGATTATGATGCCTTTTAGGGATCAGATAGCCTTAACTAACCTTGAACCCAATTCCATTGGTTGATTTTCTAGAGCCTATATATGCTTTTGTCCTTTTCCTTGTGTTTTGAGGTTTGTTCTTTTGTAG
The DNA window shown above is from Arachis ipaensis cultivar K30076 chromosome B08, Araip1.1, whole genome shotgun sequence and carries:
- the LOC107613781 gene encoding non-specific phospholipase C6, yielding MGVIKPKSSPPNLVSFIVLLFLTVSSVFLNPTSSGFATAQQQQQQQQQQPIKTIVVLVMENRSFDHMLGWMKKEINPLIDGVTGDECNPVNSTNPRNGTICFTDDAEFVDPDPGHSFEDVMEQVFGSGGSIPSMSGFVEQALSLSQNLSETVMKGFRPESVPIYATLVREFAVFDRWFSSIPGPTQPNRLFVYSATSHGSTSHIKKQLAKGYPQKTIFDSLHENDLDFGIYFQNIPTTLFYRNLRKLKYIWKFHQYDFKFKKDARDGKLPPLTVIEPRYFDLTGIPANDDHPSHDVANGQMLVKEVYETLRASPQWNESLLIITYDEHGGFYDHVKTPFENIPSPDGNTGPAPYFFKFDRLGVRVPTIMVSPWIKKGTVVSRAKGPTENSEFEHSSIPATIKKMFNLSSNFLTHRDAWAGTFEHIVGELSSPRTDCPVTLPDVTPLRKTEAKEDGKLSEFQSEVVQLAAVLNGDHFLSSFPDEMSKKMSVKEAHGYVKGAVSRFIRASKEAIKLGADESAIVDMRSSLTTRTSIHN